A section of the Candidatus Moraniibacteriota bacterium genome encodes:
- a CDS encoding efflux RND transporter periplasmic adaptor subunit yields MSAPRTARVERSDLKVTVSGSGQVEADSQVDLKPVVAGDAIEVTTVAVQNDQAVTKGQVIAILDNSDARRSVVNAELSLHQTEIKAKQTNKLYPKLDRDGARQRQLAADSVKQSEIALQNMRDKLQDYTIRAPFDGIVTGLSVDSGDTISQTGILASVITKRLHVSIELNEVDAAKVKEGNTAELTFVALPNVTISGKVSKLDTIGTVTQNVVSYTAEIELDQQPGELRPGMSATADISVADKSGVLVVPNAAITNADGKTVVTVMGDGTRPQTNRGANQNPKTPNSSTAQSIGEKREISTGLSNDTVTEIVSGLSEGTVVELPGAAVSTSVSSTSAGQGSILNLFRGSGGGSNRSGGFPR; encoded by the coding sequence GTGTCCGCACCCCGTACCGCACGGGTGGAGAGATCTGATTTGAAGGTGACCGTCTCTGGGAGCGGCCAGGTGGAAGCTGATTCTCAGGTTGATTTGAAACCGGTAGTGGCGGGAGACGCGATCGAAGTGACCACAGTGGCAGTGCAAAATGATCAAGCAGTGACGAAGGGTCAGGTGATCGCTATCCTGGACAATTCTGATGCCCGTCGGAGTGTCGTGAACGCTGAGCTCAGTTTGCATCAGACGGAAATCAAGGCGAAACAGACGAATAAACTCTATCCGAAACTGGATCGGGATGGTGCTCGCCAACGTCAGCTGGCCGCAGACTCGGTCAAGCAGAGCGAGATCGCCCTGCAGAACATGCGCGATAAGTTGCAGGATTATACGATCAGGGCGCCCTTTGATGGGATCGTGACGGGACTTTCGGTCGATAGCGGCGATACGATATCCCAGACTGGTATCCTTGCCTCGGTCATCACGAAGCGACTACATGTCTCCATCGAGCTCAATGAAGTCGATGCGGCCAAGGTGAAAGAGGGCAACACAGCCGAGCTGACGTTTGTCGCGCTCCCCAATGTCACCATCTCGGGGAAGGTGTCGAAGTTGGATACTATCGGGACGGTGACGCAGAACGTGGTCTCGTATACGGCCGAAATCGAGCTCGACCAGCAGCCGGGAGAGCTGCGGCCAGGCATGAGCGCAACCGCTGATATCAGTGTGGCGGATAAATCTGGTGTCTTGGTGGTGCCGAATGCAGCTATCACGAACGCAGACGGCAAGACAGTAGTGACCGTCATGGGGGATGGGACCCGCCCGCAGACTAATAGAGGTGCGAATCAGAATCCGAAGACGCCCAATAGTAGTACAGCTCAGTCGATTGGAGAGAAACGGGAGATCTCCACCGGACTGTCCAATGACACTGTCACTGAAATAGTAAGCGGCCTTTCTGAAGGAACCGTGGTTGAGCTCCCTGGTGCTGCCGTGAGCACCTCAGTCAGTAGCACTTCTGCTGGCCAAGGGAGTATCCTCAATCTGTTCCGGGGTTCGGGTGGTGGCAGTA
- a CDS encoding RNA polymerase sigma factor — translation MIQRPYTSHAEDTALVEAYRSGDELAFKTLLEKHLGSIYAFVFQLVRDGAVAEDLAQETFVKVWRHLDRYDARKPFRTWLFAIAKNTAYDWLKKKRAVPFSAFLTDGAETPFENIPDSEPLPIELLMREDAAAEVNQALGRLTEHSRSLIVLVYQEGFSLHEAADILGEPYNTVKSRHQRAIQELRARLSSASGTE, via the coding sequence ATGATACAACGACCTTACACCAGTCATGCGGAGGACACGGCGCTCGTTGAAGCCTATCGTTCGGGTGATGAGCTCGCTTTCAAGACGCTGCTCGAAAAACACCTTGGCTCCATTTATGCTTTCGTCTTCCAGCTTGTCCGTGATGGTGCGGTCGCAGAGGACTTGGCGCAGGAGACATTTGTGAAAGTGTGGCGGCATCTCGATCGCTATGATGCAAGGAAGCCGTTTCGGACATGGCTGTTTGCCATCGCCAAGAACACGGCGTACGATTGGCTCAAGAAAAAACGGGCCGTGCCATTTTCGGCTTTCCTGACGGACGGCGCTGAGACGCCCTTTGAAAATATTCCTGACAGCGAACCGCTTCCGATTGAGCTACTCATGCGTGAGGATGCGGCGGCTGAGGTGAATCAGGCACTCGGTCGACTCACGGAGCACTCTCGGTCTCTGATCGTACTCGTTTACCAAGAGGGTTTTTCACTTCATGAAGCGGCGGATATCTTGGGTGAGCCGTATAATACGGTGAAAAGTCGGCATCAGCGCGCCATCCAGGAACTTCGAGCCCGCCTGTCGTCTGCGTCCGGAACCGAGTGA
- the ruvX gene encoding Holliday junction resolvase RuvX yields MTEPAQRENFLGIDWGSRDIGIALAHAETRIAIPFITERNDTGFLDRVARLIVEEGVGTVVIGIPSHVNRATVEYPGEKLGRLMSRRLGVRIAYQDEMFTTKLAQQALIQRGERQVSKQDDAEAACIILQQWLDQKQ; encoded by the coding sequence ATGACGGAGCCGGCTCAAAGGGAGAATTTTCTCGGTATCGATTGGGGGTCACGTGATATCGGCATCGCACTTGCTCACGCCGAAACGCGTATCGCTATCCCGTTTATAACGGAACGCAACGATACGGGGTTCTTGGACCGTGTCGCCCGGCTCATCGTCGAAGAGGGAGTCGGGACGGTCGTGATTGGTATCCCATCGCATGTGAATCGCGCGACGGTGGAATATCCTGGCGAGAAACTTGGTCGCTTGATGAGTCGGAGACTCGGTGTCAGGATTGCTTATCAGGATGAGATGTTCACCACCAAGCTCGCTCAGCAAGCGCTCATCCAGCGGGGCGAACGGCAGGTGAGCAAACAGGACGATGCGGAGGCGGCTTGCATCATCCTCCAGCAGTGGTTGGATCAGAAACAGTGA